One window of Papaver somniferum cultivar HN1 chromosome 9, ASM357369v1, whole genome shotgun sequence genomic DNA carries:
- the LOC113310392 gene encoding uncharacterized protein LOC113310392, whose product MVVRMRWPWPPQLSKKFEVKIVVRKLEEFHQIGGDRDVIDGEKPLDVSKLSVEVRWKGPKFALTSFRRSVKRNFTKEEEIRDDDAGVVEWNEDFQSVCNLSAYKENVFHPWEITFTLLNGLNQGVKNKNPVVGTASLNLAEYVAAAAEKEIEVSIPLCLSSGNADSHPSLSLSLSVLELRTTQESSEPVQRSMVPAPLSPMAGEVLPTEKDELSALKAGLRKVKILKEYVSTRRAKKVYREDEGSDERCSVRSDDGEYVFPFDTASLDDCDEREMVVEDTSSVRKSFSYGSLAYANCVGGSYISEMKINGENEDWIYYSNRKSDVGCVTVEESTASVSDQTLMQSSKRRGILSWRKRKLNFRSPKAKGEPLLKKAYGEEGGDDIDYDRRQLSSSDESNPSIRHKADDDSNANRPSVSEFGDDNFAVGSWESKEFVSRDGHMKLLTHVFFASIDQRSERAAGESACTALVAVIANWFQTNRDSMPIKSQFDTLIREGSLEWRNMCGNETYREKFPDKHFDLETVLQAKIRPISIVSDKSFVGFFYPEGMEGGGFEFLQGAMSFDNIWDEISSGNDLCFSNGEPQVYIVSWNDHFFILKVEPEAYYIIDTLGERLFEGCDQAYILKFDRDTKIHRVPEEEVEKSSKEKQVNDQQIVAATPEISGNQQISLKMSEEDPMVNSAIVKIDDESGESEKNEEVVCEGKESCKEYIKSFLAAIPIRELQDDVKKGLMASTPIHHRLQIEFHYIEFLQPLPEPSTTAIIASGGTL is encoded by the exons ATGGTAGTGAGAATGAGATGGCCATGGCCACCACAGTTATCAAAGAAATTTGAGGTGAAAATAGTTGTGAGGAAGCTTGAAGAATTCCATCAAATTGGGGGAGATAGAGATGTTATTGATGGAGAAAAACCATTGGATGTTTCTAAATTGTCTGTTGAGGTCAGATGGAAAGGTCCTAAATTTGCTTTAACTTCGTTTAGACGTTCAGTGAAGAGGAATTTTACTAAAGAGGAGGAAATTAGAGATGATGATGCTGGTGTTGTTGAATGGAATGAGGATTTTCAGAGTGTTTGTAATCTTTCTGCTTACAAAGAAAACGTCTTTCATCCGTGGGAGATCACTTTTACCCTCTTAAAT GGGTTGAACCAAGGAGTGAAGAATAAGAACCCAGTAGTTGGAACAGCATCCTTGAATCTCGCAGAATATGttgctgcagcagcagaaaaagagATCGAAGTTAGTATTCCACTTTGCCTTTCGAGTGGAAACGCCGACTCGCATCCGTCTCTTTCT CTATCTCTTAGCGTATTGGAACTGAGAACCACCCAAGAGTCTTCAGAGCCTGTTCAAAGATCAATGGTGCCTGCTCCACTGTCTCCCATGGCAGGAGAGGTTTTACCAACAGAGAAAGATGAACTATCTGCCCTAAAAGCAGGTTTAAGAAAGGTAAAAATTCTAAAGGAGTATGTGTCGACTCGAAGAGCTAAAAAGGTGTACCGTGAGGATGAGGGAAGTGATGAAAGGTGCTCTGTTAGGAGCGACGATGGTGAGTATGTATTTCCATTCGATACAGCGTCTCTTGATGATTGTGATGAAAGAGAAATGGTGGTTGAAGATACTTCTAGTGTTAGGAAATCTTTCAGTTATGGCAGCTTGGCATATGCAAATTGTGTTGGTGGGTCTTACATCTCCGAGATGAAGATCAATGGCGAAAATGAGGACTGGATTTATTACAGCAATCGCAAATCAGATGTGGGATGCGTGACTGTAGAGGAATCAACCGCATCAGTGTCTGATCAGACTCTAATGCAGAGTTCAAAAAGGAGGGGCATTCTGTCTTGGAGGAAGAGGAAGCTGAACTTTAGATCTCCTAAAGCCAAAGGGGAGCCACTGCTGAAAAAAGCTTATGGTGAAGAGGGTGGAGACGACATTGATTACGATCGAAGGCAGCTGAGCTCCTCTGATGAGTCCAATCCATCAATC AGGCACAAGGCAGATGATGACTCAAATGCAAACCGGCCATCAGTGTCCGAATTTGGGGATGACAATTTTGCTGTTGGAAGCTGGGAGAGCAAGGAATTTGTGAGCCGCGATGGACACATGAAACTTTTGACACATGTATTCTTCGCTTCCATTGATCAGCGGAGTGAACGTGCGGCAGGCGAGAGTGCATGCACAGCTTTGGTTGCTGTAATTGCAAACTGGTTCCAAACTAATAGAGACTCCATGCCCATCAAATCCCAGTTTGACACCCTAATCAGGGAAGGCTCCTTAGAATGGAGAAACATGTGTGGAAATGAGACTTACAGGGAAAAGTTCCCTGACAAACACTTCGACTTGGAAACAGTTCTCCAGGCTAAGATCCGCCCAATCTCCATCGTCTCTGACAAATCTTTTGTTGGGTTCTTCTATCCAGAAGGGATGGAAGGAGGGGGTTTTGAATTTCTCCAGGGAGCTATGTCTTTTGATAACATATGGGATGAGATCAGCTCTGGCAATGATCTCTGTTTCAGTAATGGTGAACCTCAGGTGTACATTGTGAGCTGGAATGATCACTTCTTTATCCTGAAAGTTGAACCAGAAGCCTACTACATTATTGACACACTCGGTGAGAGGCTTTTCGAAGGCTGTGACCAAGCTTACATTTTAAAGTTTGATAGAGACACTAAAATTCACAGAGTACctgaagaagaagtagaaaagtcatccaaagaaaaacaagtaaATGATCAACAGATTGTGGCAGCAACTCCGGAGATTTCAGGAAACCAGCAAATCTCTTTGAAAATGTCAGAAGAGGATCCCATGGTGAACTCTGCTATAGTAAAGATAGATGACGAATCCGGTGAGAGCGAGAAAAATGAGGAGGTTGTTTGTGAAGGGAAGGAATCATGTAAGGAATATATTAAAAGCTTCTTAGCTGCAATACCCATAAGAGAATTGCAAGATGATGTGAAGAAGGGATTAATGGCTTCAACGCCGATCCATCATAGGTTACAAATTGAGTTCCATTACATTGAGTTTTTGCAGCCCTTGCCTGAACCATCAACAACAGCAATAATAGCATCAGGAGGGACTCTCTAA